The Pseudomonadota bacterium DNA segment TGTTCGGCGGCCACGGAATTTTCCTCAAAGGGCTGATGTTCGGGTTGGTTGCTGATAGCGTTCTTTACCTGAAGGCAGATACAGAGACTGAAAACGAATTCAAAACCCGCGGCCTTGAACCCTTTACCTATCACCAGAAAGGCAAAGAATTGAAAATGGCATACTATCAGGCACCCGAGGAGGCATTAGAAGACAGTGAAGAAATGAACTCCTGGGCAACCAGAGCGTATAATACGGCATTAAGGGCTGCATCGAAAAAAGGTAAGAAATGACAAGGCACAGAACCACGGGTTAGAGGTGGGCGCATTTCAGCTGCAGTCGTTTCTGACAGGTTTTTTTTGCACACCACTCCCCACGGTCGTTATCACTCATAAAGGTCACACATGAAAACTATCGGTATCCTTGGCGGACTCGGGCCAGAATCAACAGCTGATTATTACAAAGAGATTATTACTGCTTTCAACACCAGATATGCCGATCTTGCCTATCCTGAAATTATTATTTACAGCGCCAATATGAACGACCTTACAGAGATTATAAAAACATCTGCCTGGGATCGGCTGACCGAGTGGCTATTAGATAAAATAAAAAGAATTCACAGCGCTGGCGCCGATTTCGCGGTGATCGCTTCCAACACCCCCCATATCGTTTTTGATGAATTACAAGCATTATCCCCAGTTCCCATGCTGAGTATTGTTGAGCAGACCAGCAAAAAAGCGCAGAAAATGGGTTTGAAAAATATTGGGCTGCTGGGGACAAAACTCACCATGGATTCAGACTTTTATATGAAGCCTTTTATCCGGAACGGCATGTCGGTCGTTGTTCCCACGGAGAGCGAACAAAAGCTTATTCACCACAGGATATTTTCAGAAATCGAACTGGGCATATTCAAAGATTCGACACGAAACGAGTTGCTGAACATTGCAAAACGGTTGGTGGATCAGGAAAAGATCGACTCATTGATTCTGGGCTGCACCGAACTTCCGCTGATTTTAACCACCGACGAATTCGGCATCCCCTTTTTAAATACCACGGCTATTCACTGTGAAAGCATAATTGAATACTGCATAAACGGCTGAAATCCCATGAACGTACTCCATGCTAAGTCGCGGAAGAAGGGACGCCGCCAAACGCCAGTCAAATAATCAAATTCAATCCAGACAACAGGAAACACCATGAAAAAAATAGTCAATTTCCTAAAACAGTGGTCTTCAGGCAAAATAGTATTGGGGCTTTTCATCGCGACGATGGTTGTCTATCTGACAATGTTGCTCTACACAATTCCTGCTGTTGAGCGCTTTGCCCAAGGAAAAGCACTGTTTGACCTGTCCCCTTTTGGATACTCCCATGAATATGCGCTCTCACTGCTTGAAACCCTGGGGAAGGATGGGAGGAGTCTTTATCTCCATCTTCAACTGCCCCTCGACTTCATCTATCCCGGTTTATTTGCAATTTCACATTCGTTACTCCTTACCTGGATTTTCAATAAGGGCTATGCGGCTGATTCTAAGATATTTTATTTCGCGGCAATCCCGTTCTTGGGCGGTTTTTTTGACTATCTGGAAAATATTTGTATCATTGTAATGATCAAATCATATCCAAATGTGCCCCATGAACTGGTTAACGTATCCAGCACGTTCACTCTATTAAAAAGTGTTTTCACGACGACTTTCTTTATTCTGCTCTTTATGGGGCTTTTCAAAATCATCATGAAACGACCAACCATTGTTAACCCGCAACGATGATTACTGGAATACAGGGGCCAGCTATTTATTCCTGCCAGAAAATAAGGATAAAAAGATGAAGAAAATAGATTACAAAAAAGAACTCAAACACCTCTACAAGCCTTCTGCCAAAACCGTTGAAATTGTCGAAGTGCCGCAGATGAATTTCCTGATGATTGACGGACAGGGCGATCCAAATACCTCGCAAGCATTCAAGGATGCAATCGAAGCGCTGTTTCCACTTGCCTACACCTTGAAGTTCATGGTCAAAAAGGGCGACATGGCTATCGATTACGGCGTGTTGCCCCTCGAGGCGCTCTGGTGGGCTGATGACATGTCGGCATTCACTGAGGGAAACAAGGATACCTGGAAGTGGACAGTTATGATTATGCAACCCCAATTCATTGCCGCGGAAATGGTTGAAACAGCCATGGCGGAAGTCCGAAAAAAGAAACATCCAGTTGCCCTGCCCTTGTTAAGATATCAATCATTCAAGGAAGGAAAGGCCGCACAAATAATGCATATCGGGCCGTTTTCAGAGGAAGGGCCAACAATTGAGAAACTACATGCATTCATTGAAGATAATGGCGGCCAACGAGTTGGCAAACATCACGAAATATATCTGAGCGACATCCGGCGGGCAGCACCGGAAAAATGGAAAACCATTGTCAGACAACCAATGTCATGAAAAACAGAACCGAGATAAATGATTTCAACAGAAGTGCCCCGAACCCTGCAACAAGATGGTTTCTGAGCATAATTGATATAAATGAACCTTTTGAGTTAATTGGTGAAAATCCTCATTCGTTGTATAGTGAATCATGCAAGATAACCGGCAACAAGGGCAATCAAAAATTGGAGGTCCGCTGATAAAAAATTTTTCCAGCCAAATCCTGAAACTCACCGGCGGCAATGTCTCCGATCCAAGCGCTGCAAAACTTGCTTTCACCGCTCTCCTGGTATCCATTCTGGACTTTATCCTCTTTACTCTCCTGACCCATCGCGGCGATTCCTTGTGTGCGGCCCATTCCATAAGCTTTATCGTCGCGGCAATCTCACTTTTCCTGCTTACCACATGCTGGTCATTTCCGGACAACGACAAAACCCTTTCCACTAGGAGCTTTTTCTCCTTTATGATTGTTGCCCTGCTTGCCTACTTTCTGCGCGGCGGCATTCTCGGAACATTAACTGAAACCCTGAATCTGCCGGCACAGCTTGCCATCCTGGCCGCCATTGGCGCAGCAACAATTGTCAACTATACAGGCTGCGCATTATGGGTATTCCCGCAGAAAGCAGCTGTCGCCGCTGAACATACATGGAGGCTGCTGACTATTGGCATTGTGTCGTACACGATTCTTCTGCGCCTGGCATATATCGGCATCGGAGAACTTCTGCCGGAAGAGGCATATTATTGGAATTATGCCCAGCACATGGATATCGGCTACCTGGATCATCCACCCATGGTTGCTTGGATCATTTGGCTCAATACCTCTATTTTCGGGGATATTGAATTTGGTGTCCGGTTTGGTGCATTTTTATGCTGGATGATTACCGGTGGCTTTTTGTTCGGGCTGACTCGCAATTTATTTGATAAGGCCGCTGCCTTTCGGGCTCTTTTATTATTTGCCGCCCTGCCCTTCTTTTTCGGTGCAGGCTTTTTCATGTTTCCGGACAGTCCTCTGGTGGCCTGCTGGGCAGGGGCGCTGTTTTTCCTTGAGCGAGCACTTATTGCCAATAAACGTCTTGCCTGGTATGGGGTGGGGGTATGCCTCGGCCTCGGGATGTTGTCCAAATATACAATCGCTTTACTCG contains these protein-coding regions:
- a CDS encoding TfoX/Sxy family protein, with the protein product MPASNQEKEFVSYLVELMQSIGPVRAKGMFGGHGIFLKGLMFGLVADSVLYLKADTETENEFKTRGLEPFTYHQKGKELKMAYYQAPEEALEDSEEMNSWATRAYNTALRAASKKGKK
- a CDS encoding amino acid racemase, encoding MKTIGILGGLGPESTADYYKEIITAFNTRYADLAYPEIIIYSANMNDLTEIIKTSAWDRLTEWLLDKIKRIHSAGADFAVIASNTPHIVFDELQALSPVPMLSIVEQTSKKAQKMGLKNIGLLGTKLTMDSDFYMKPFIRNGMSVVVPTESEQKLIHHRIFSEIELGIFKDSTRNELLNIAKRLVDQEKIDSLILGCTELPLILTTDEFGIPFLNTTAIHCESIIEYCING
- a CDS encoding GyrI-like domain-containing protein; this encodes MKKIDYKKELKHLYKPSAKTVEIVEVPQMNFLMIDGQGDPNTSQAFKDAIEALFPLAYTLKFMVKKGDMAIDYGVLPLEALWWADDMSAFTEGNKDTWKWTVMIMQPQFIAAEMVETAMAEVRKKKHPVALPLLRYQSFKEGKAAQIMHIGPFSEEGPTIEKLHAFIEDNGGQRVGKHHEIYLSDIRRAAPEKWKTIVRQPMS